In Penaeus chinensis breed Huanghai No. 1 chromosome 11, ASM1920278v2, whole genome shotgun sequence, a genomic segment contains:
- the LOC125030766 gene encoding cilia- and flagella-associated protein 251-like, with protein sequence EEEEEEEEEEEEEEEEEEEEEEEEEEEEEEEEEEEEEEEEEEEEEEEEEEEEEKEEEEEKEEEEEKEEEEEKEEEEEKEEEEKEEEEEKEEEEEKEEEEEKEEEEEKEEEEEKEEEEEKEEEEEKEEEEEKEEEEEKEEEEEKEEEEEKEEEEEKEEEEEKEEEEEKEEEEEKEEEEEKEEEEEKEEEEEKEEEEEKEEEEEKEEEEEKEEEE encoded by the coding sequence gaggaagaagaagaggaagaagaagaggaagaagaagaagaagaagaagaagaagaagaagaggaagaagaagaagaagaagaagaagaagaagaagaagaagaagaagaagaagaagaagaagaagaagaagaagaagaagaagaagaagaagaagaaaaagaggaagaagaagaaaaagaggaagaagaagaaaaagaggaagaagaagaaaaagaggaagaagaagaaaaagaggaagaagaaaaagaggaagaagaagaaaaagaggaagaagaagaaaaagaggaagaagaagaaaaagaggaagaagaagaaaaagaggaagaagaagaaaaagaggaagaagaagaaaaagaggaagaagaagaaaaagaggaagaagaagaaaaagaggaagaagaagaaaaagaggaagaagaagaaaaagaggaagaagaagaaaaagaggaagaagaagaaaaagaggaagaagaagaaaaagaggaagaagaagaaaaagaggaagaagaagaaaaagaggaagaagaagaaaaagaggaagaagaagaaaaagaggaagaagaagaaaaagaggaagaagaagaaaaagaggaagaagaagaaaaagaggaagaagaagaaaaagaggaagaagaa